In Telopea speciosissima isolate NSW1024214 ecotype Mountain lineage chromosome 10, Tspe_v1, whole genome shotgun sequence, the DNA window TGGAAGATAATAGCAAGCACAAACAGTGATATCCAGACTTGACCATTTGATTAAGAACTTGGCAGCAAGCATCCATGGAGCTTTTAACTTGGTAATTCAAGCAAGGTTCAAGGTGGTCTAAGCCTACCATACCTTGGTTAGAACAATCAAGAAATTGGGCTTTAACCATGGAAGgtagaacaagaagaaaaagaagaacaaatgcTAGCAATGTTGAAACCCATGAACACTTTGCCAAAACCAGTCCCTTTGATCCCATTTTGCTGCAATTGATTACAAACTAactgtgtttttgtttttttgacttGTAAACCTCTGAGTTTTTCTACATTattcccaaaatgcccttctgggTAATATACTTTAATTAGAATTTCACTTATTACATGAAATGGGTATATTTGTAATTGGGGGACAACCACAAATTCACAAGCATTGTGATGGTCTTTAAGCCTTAACAAACTTAAGAGGCTTGTCTTTCATGTTTGATACACGAATGAAGCATGATTTAATGAACAGTAGTAATTGGAGCGGGTCAAATCATTATTCCTGCCTGATCCATGCCCGTAATTTTTGGTGTTCAACCAATCTAAATCCTTAATTAGGAATCACTCATGGTCCAAGGCTATCCATGATCTCAGAATTGTTTCATGATGGACAACATCTATTTGAACCGGAATCGGCCATGAATCCTCTTTGATATTATTTTTAGActaagtttcccttcacccatagaggacggttcacccatcatcctagAGTACACAAATTCTCCTAGGATTTTTGTATGTTTCAAAGATACCCTCATGATACCCTTTCCCTCCTCGGTCCTTTATTTCTTGCTATTCTTTTTGGCTTCTTTTAATcagtaaaataataataaaatcattGAAATTATCTATTGTAGCGAGATCTACTAGTCTTTTGAATCAAATACTTCAAAAAACCACAAATCTATGaaaatctttgcttcttctttccGATTCAAATTACTAAGATTTCGATTGATTCTGGAATGATTCTAATCAGAATTGGTGGAATCCGACCCCTTGCATCTAAGACCAAACAACCAATGACATTGGGTTTATAAAATAATGAATAGATACTCAATAAATAAGGGTACACTCAGATCAGGCCCAAACATATGGAATCTAGACCCACcacaaccccaaaaaaaatttgggagaaaaaagaaaagaaagaaagaaaaacacatACATATGACATTCTTCAATAATGAAGAAATAATTTTACATGGGTGACAAAGAAAGGTTCAATTCAATAGCACTTCAAAACCACAACTCCTATAACAAATAATAGGAGAGATGGTGAGAAACTGTGAGAGGGATTGGCAGCTGATGGGGTCAGAACTGGCCGGATTCCTGTATTCGTTGGAGTTTCCGAGCTCACCGGTGAAGACGCTGGAGGTAATCCTGTAGAGGTTTCCGGTTGTGGTGCTAGATCCGGAGCCGCCGTCGTTGATTCCGGGATTGCAGAAGCTGCTCACCAGAAATTAAGTAAGCCATTAACATCTTAGCCAAATATGACCTTGAATTAGAGTTTGAAAGGTAATTAAatattgggcaagagatctctacttggccGCATGGTTTCTACACAAGCATCTGGACCAAAGGGCGAGCATGTCTGGATATCTACCTAGGGGGAAGAGATTGTAGGAAACACCAagaagtagagatctttttccctataaatattAGATACTATATAAGTAGATTACCTGTTGGACTAGGGGAAAAGGCACCAGTGGGAGAAAGAGCTGGCCCAAGTGCAACAGGACCTGCCAAATTAAAATCAATTCTCTTAGTTTAAACATCTAACTTAGTAGCTTAATTACCAACATTAAGGGTCAAGGTGGTCCATATCTCTATTATAGTAcctggaggaggaagaggagaaccagaggctgaaaaaaaaaaagtgaaccCACAATTAGTAATCAAGTATTTTTATCCAATGGCTGAAGTGTTGACCGTATTCATACATATAACTTTACCTTTGCACTGAACGGGGACGCCGGGCATGTTACAAGCACTagggagggagagggaaagggtCCGGTTGATGGGTAAGTTAAAGGGAACACTTCCGGTGACGACTAGACATGCACAATCCATACTACTACTCAGAAGTGACTTGAGATTTCTACAACAATCAGCAGTGGGTGAAGAGCCATTGGCACTACTTCCTGTGATGAAACTCAAGCAAGGGGTGAAGGTAGTGATTATTGTGTTTGTACATCCAGCATTGATCTGCCCAAATACTGGCATTACAGACATCAATAATGCAATTGAAGAGATGGCAATGAAGCACAATTGGAAACCCTTGAACCCTTCCATATTTGTGGTCTTAATGAGTGTAGAAAGAAGCAAATTGATGGTAGATTTGAGGAGAAACAGAGATTaataggaaaggaaaaagtATGAAATGAAATGTGTTGAAGGGTGTTTTGGGAGAAGAGATTGGGAGGTAAGGGATTTATATAGGTAAGAAGAGTGGTAATGTGGAGGGAAAAGAAACAGGTAGATTTGAAGTGGGTTTTGGAGCTCAACTACTTTAACTAACTTCTGTTAATGGAGTGTCCAAGATTAATTAGGTGGGGTTGGCATATATATGTGTTTTTGGGTATCTTAATTAATTAGGTTGAAGATTGGGGGGGTTTTGATAATTTTTAAGTCTTCCTATCCTTCTTTGTATTATATACGTGTTACCTAGTGGAGTCAAACTTAAATATTGATGTTTTGTAAATTAAGCTAAATTAAATGAAAGAACAAAACTAACGAATTCTGGTTCTGGATTTGGAATGTTACTTCTGTCGTTTCTTTCTATCAATTATtgtatgaaaataaaaagaattgggagtaaaaaagaaaggcatAAAAAGAACACAACACTCGCCAGGTAGGAGTCGAACCTACGACTTTCTGCTTAGGAAACAGACGCTCTATCCACTGAGCTACAGGCGCCATATATTTAAGTAGAAGAATTTATAAGCTAAATACAAATGAACCAACAGCCCAAGGTCTAAAAATTTGGAATCGAGTATGGGATCGGTCTTCATCGATTCTAATTCAATCCCGATTTGAATTGTTACGAAACGATCACGAGAATCGATCAAACGGTTGAAATTGGTTTTACTTGGCTACACTTGACCTAACTCAATTGGACTCCATACATATATGGAATCGTGATTAATTGAGAAATCAGCCTAGTGTCAATACTGAGTCGAATCAATTGATTCAGTcgattttaattcaatttttagaatCGTGGAGTGGACCAATCAAGCCAAGTGCTCTCAAAATCCATGAAACTAAATCTCAATTGAAATTGAGTGAAATCTCCGAATTGCCTCAATTTTGGGCCTAACTGAAACAAAATCCATGGTCGAAATCCAAGTTTCAACCCTGGGTTTCAACCTAGGTAGGCCCAAGGTACAAAATTAGTGACAGAACCTCAAAATTAGATCCAACACTTCTTAGCTCCGGGCCAAACTAAAGTCGACCttgaaaccgagatttagaattTCATTcataaccaaggttctaaaactcggattTCAACTAGGTTTTGACCACCCAGAAAACGAGTTCGTCTCAGTtacgaccatatctcggtcaaaacttgggactttctccaggctaactcgaaccttggtttcgaggtccagaaattgtttttttgccctgattcttgttgtgctgcctattttagacattttaatctcaatccatggattagtttcacatagagattACTAAAAATATACTTGCGGTTTTGATCCAAgcttgatactgtatattgttcttggacatggtatcaaataaggtttgaccggagcataactccttcaatataaatgagatttaagcaatcttggatttgttaaaaaactttgttttgatagctttccaataagtccaagattgcttaaatctgatttatattgaaggagttatctaccggtcaaacttaattcggtgtgtgcgaatgctgtcaaaaatcgctctgaataaaaatatttttttgtacatcaaaaacaaatgaatattttactatacttttggtttttagcaatgtttatcatattaagatttattgaacttttagatttgagaaaaacctcagtattagaaagttgaaaattgcacctaccgtaaaaaatccagtttttgttcttgaactagagggttatttttttttcttttggaatttttttttttaactatttttattggattcaaatagggggtattttcttaattatgaataatatcttaagtaaatgaaatacaaatacaaaacatTTACCtatctgtcctagtttcgaaccaatttcccctagtttcgatgggcatatgtgtcgaaaccaccgaaatatgaTCGAAATCAATCGAAACTGGTCAAAACAATCCAGGGATTTTGTAAAaccccccttcaactcgtctcagAAACTtgggaaaccgagttaactcagtggtttcgacaagtttcgatcgagtttttgttccataTTCATAACATTGGAATCCCATGTAAGAGAATAATTAAAAGCAAAATTTCAGTACACAATCGTAGCCCTGATAAGATTATAACTTCAATCCAAAATGCTACTTCATTTGAACCAAAGGCAAATCTCCTAAAGTTGCAACTCTTATCATTCTCTTTGGGGTACTTAGTCTATTAGGTGTACGTGTTTTTTGTGtctttatttctctcctccttgtgAGTGTTTGTTTCTCTCCTCCTTGTGAATGAATCACCATGACTATTGAAAGTCATCCAAGCGACGGCAAAGACGAAGTCGAATTTGTGGTAGGGGACGAATTGGAAGACAGTGTTATAGTACCCTAGAATAATGCTCTAGTGGTTTTGGTTTGGCATGCTCAAAAAGAGATGGAGGCAGGTTATGATAGATCTTGGGTTATCAAATACATTGCTATATGGATACAATTTTATGACGTTCCAGGTGAGTTAGCATCTCTCAATTTAGAGAGTGTTGCTATACTATGGTATGAGAACTCGTGAGCTTGGGCCTCCAACGCCACTACAACTCCACCACCGATCTCAATCGTCGGTGTAGTAAATGTTGGTTGCCAACAGGGTGGCTCAGCTGTCGATGCCAATACGTTGATTCCTAGTGATTGTTCTTTTCAACCAGCCATTGCATTAAATGATCATAACTCTACTTAAACGgttacacatttaaatgttcaaagtGCGGCCAACGGTTACACCACCACATTCTCTGCtaccatggtttttttttttttggtagaaagaaatttcattaaggaAAACTCTGAAACAGCAAGCTCGAAGTTCCAA includes these proteins:
- the LOC122643761 gene encoding non-specific lipid transfer protein GPI-anchored 20-like yields the protein MEGFKGFQLCFIAISSIALLMSVMPVFGQINAGCTNTIITTFTPCLSFITGSSANGSSPTADCCRNLKSLLSSSMDCACLVVTGSVPFNLPINRTLSLSLPSACNMPGVPVQCKASGSPLPPPGPVALGPALSPTGAFSPSPTASAIPESTTAAPDLAPQPETSTGLPPASSPVSSETPTNTGIRPVLTPSAANPSHSFSPSLLLFVIGVVVLKCY